The window GGAGCGGCGCCTGGCCGCGAATTCCCCCAGGCATGTCGCCCGTTACGGGGGGGAGATCGCGGCCAAGCGCCGCTCCTGCGGGGGAATGAAGCCGGCGGCCGGGCCTGGCCGGCCACCGCGGTCTGCTCGGGCGCGCCGTCAGATGGCGCCCAGATCCAGTGCGTCCACCAGGCCTTCGCCGGTGGTGTTCGCCTCGGCGGCGGTTTGCTGGATGGCGGCATAGTTCACCTGCCCCTCCACCGCCAGGCGACGGGTGATGAAGTGCATATTGCGCAACAACACCCAGGGGAAGGCGAGCCCCAGGGTGAACATCAGCAGCAGGATATTGGTGAGCCAGAGCATGAAGAAGGCACCGCCACTGACATCCAGACGGAAGCTCAGACCCGGGAAGCTCAGCTTCTCGGCGGTGTAGCGCATCGATACACCCAGGTACCAGAACCAGATCAAGCCCAGGGTGGGCAAGGTGAGCAGCCAGGCCAGCAGGAAGGACTTGAACAAGTCGCCACCCTGCCCCTGGAAATCGAAGTGCTCGCCACCGTAACGGGTCGCGGCGTACATCTGCCGGGCCAGGTGCATGTCCATGAAGGGCTTGTAGAGGCCCAGGGTCAGCAGGGTGATGAT is drawn from Alkalilimnicola sp. S0819 and contains these coding sequences:
- a CDS encoding YjgN family protein produces the protein MQTANPAVGGQRVQHHGSGGELFVIYLINMLLKAITLGIYHFWAKVRVRRYLWSQTSFDGERFEYDGTGGELFMGFLKVVGLYLLLFIVFSVAGMVSSGLQALLFGALYMAFPVLIGAGLYSAQRYRLSRTRLRGVRFGLDGSAWRYGWSMLGYGIITLLTLGLYKPFMDMHLARQMYAATRYGGEHFDFQGQGGDLFKSFLLAWLLTLPTLGLIWFWYLGVSMRYTAEKLSFPGLSFRLDVSGGAFFMLWLTNILLLMFTLGLAFPWVLLRNMHFITRRLAVEGQVNYAAIQQTAAEANTTGEGLVDALDLGAI